Proteins from a genomic interval of Corythoichthys intestinalis isolate RoL2023-P3 chromosome 3, ASM3026506v1, whole genome shotgun sequence:
- the ccdc117 gene encoding coiled-coil domain-containing protein 117: MHHLAPTSSQMGFLPSMYTFSGSASLPESDLRSRSTSGHLPSGALSNNTWETRCLRKHRRRVDDEGCHAKRRRLAEETDSSHISACVDWPLPNNGPPKDHCVPRQLCPGSGNLSPLHASSPSRTETESTCMDIEAAQRTLQEIENRITLEDDDEDLDVEPDQRRPVLVISDSLKEGLQRGISDILPHTVAQSVSHSCMELVLWRPPEDPFCRRLKGSLQKQRKQQNVLRQPPTPCPSPTPHSAPADTHGPLQNFPDTERCAVEDMEM, from the exons ATGCATCATTTGGCGCCCACAAGCAGCCAGATGGGGTTCCTACCAAGCATGTATACATTCTCGGGCTCAGCAAGCCTGCCCGAATCCGATCTTAGATCTCGGAGTACATCTGGTCATCTACCAAGTGGAGCCCTTTCAAACAA CACTTGGGAGACGCGATGCCTCAGGAAGCACAGGAGGAGAGTTGATGATGA AGGATGTCACGCCAAAAGGAGGAGGTTAGCAGAGGAAACGGACAGTTCACACATCAGCGCATGTGTCGACTGGCCTCTTCCGAACAACGGACCGCCAAAAGACCACTGTGTTCCTCGGCAGCTTTGCCCAGGCTCTGGCAACCTGTCTCCATTGCATGCCTCTTCTCCGTCGCGAACCGAGACGGAGAGCACTTGCATGGACATCGAGGCGGCTCAGAGGACACTTCAGGAGATTGAAAACCG AATAACGCTGGAGGACGATGACGAGGACCTTGATGTGGAGCCGGACCAAAGAAGGCCGGTGTTGGTCATCTCGGACAGTTTGAAGGAAGGCCTGCAGCGAGGCATCAGCGACATTCTTCCACACACCGTAGCCCAATCTGT GAGCCATTCCTGCATGGAGCTGGTGCTGTGGCGGCCACCGGAAGACCCCTTTTGTCGCAGGTTAAAAGGCTCCTTACAGAAACAAAGGAAACAACAGAACGTTTTGCGACAGCCACCAACTCCTTGCCCTTCGCCCACCCCTCACAGCGCACCTGCCGACACGCACGGTCCTCTCCAGAACTTTCCAGACACAGAAAGATGCGCTGTAGAGGACATGGAGATGTAG